The Streptomyces venezuelae genomic interval TCGAGCTCGGTGTGCGTCGGGAACGCGACCCACTGGCCGTTGATCAGCGCGACACGGGTGCCGCCGATCGGGCCGGAGAAGGGCAGGCCGGCCAGCTGCGTGGAGCAGGAGGCGGCGTTGATCGCGACCACGTCGTACAGGTGGTCGGGGTTGAGCGCCATGATCGTCTCGACGATCTGGATCTCGTTGCGCAGGCCCTTCTGGAAGGAGGGGCGCAGCGGGCGGTCGATCAGGCGGCAGGTGAGGATCGCGTCCTCGGAGGGGCGGCCCTCCCGGCGGAAGAAGGAGCCGGGGATCTTGCCGGCCGCGTACATCCGCTCCTCGACGTCGACCGTCAGGGGGAAGAAGTCGAGCTGGTCCTTGGGCTTCTTCGAGGCGGTGGTCGCGGAGAGGACCATCGTGTCGTCGTCCAGGTAGGCGACGGCGGAGCCGGCGGCCTGCTTGGCGAGACGGCCCGTCTCGAAGCGGATGGTGCGGGTACCGAAGGTGCCGTTGTCGATGACGGCCTCGGCGTAGTGGGTCTCGTTCTCCACTAGTGGTTTCTCCTACGTGTTCGTCTTTGCGTCCGGGGCCCGTGTGGCCGGGGACGGTGTCGACGGGGGCGGAGAGACGCGCCTTGGGTGCGGGCCGGTCTTCGATCGAAGCACCCGGCATGTTCCGGGGGCCACTACCGAGGACCGGCGGCGAGCCGGCGGCTCCTCGCTTCGTCCGTCGTATGGGGTTGTGCGACCAGACTAAGTGCCTGTGTGCACTTTGTGCACGTACAGCAAAGGGAGCGGCCCCCTGAAAGTGGGAACCGCTCCCTTCACGGCGTCCTTACTTGGCGCCGCCGGCCGCACCGCGGCGGATGCCGAGGCGGTCGACCAGGGCACGGAAGCGCTGGATGTCCTTCTTGGCCAGGTACTGCAGCAGGCGGCGGCGCTGGCCGACCAGGATCAGCAGGCCACGACGGGAGTGGTGGTCGTGCTTGTGCTGCTTGAGGTGCTCGGTCAGGTCCGAGATGCGACGGGAGAGCATGGCGACCTGGACCTCGGGAGAGCCGGTGTCGCCCTCCTTCTGGCCGAACTCGGACATGATCTGCTTCTTGACAGCGGCGTCGAGAGCCACGCTGGTCTCCTCTTAGGTGTTCGTGCGCCCGCGAGTGCCCCTGGTCTAGGTCTCAGGGGAAGCTTCCGTGACTCGGCGGGCGAAGGTCCGATGGGCGCAGCTTCCAGAGGCTTCCCGAGCATGTCGGGTGGCTTTCCGGGAGCGCGTACACAAACGGCCGTCACACAGCGTACCAGTTCGCCGGAGCGGGCCCGGTGCCGGGCCCGCTCCGCTGCTCGCCGGTGGTTCCCGCCGCTATTTGCTGGTGAGGGAGCGGACCGACATGAAGATGTCGAGGACGGCGAGGCAGAGGGGGACCAGGGAGAGGAGGACGAAGCCCTCGGCGAGGTCGAGGAGGCGGCCCCAGAAGGGCGAGAGGCCCTTCTTCGGGATGATCAGGCCGATGGCGGTGATCAGCGCGGCGCCGGCGGCGACGGAGGCGGTGAGCCAGATCGTACGGATGTCGAGGCCGCCGCGGTCCCCGTACATGAGGAGGTCCTTGACCAGGTCGACCGGCGGGTTGAGGGAGAGGCCGAGGATGAGCAGCGCGATGGCGGCGATGCCGGCGACCAGGACGCAGGCGACCTGCGAGGTGTAGCGGAAGAGGCGGGCGCGGAGCAGCATCGCCAGGCCGGAGGCGAGGGCGAGGAGCTGGCCCCAGAGGTTTCCGGCGAAGCCGAGGACGGCGGCGGAGCCGACGACGACGGCGGCGCAGCCGCCGACCAGGCCGAGGAGCATCTCGTGGCCGCGGCGGGCCTGGAGGGCGATGCGCTCGCCGTCGACGGCCCGGTCGTCGTCGCCGGTCTGGTGCTGCTCGCCGAGGAACTCGTCGTCGGCGGCGCTGCGCGGTGCGGCGTAGCCGATCGGGAGCCGGGCGAAGCGGGCCGAGAGGCCCGGCAGGAAGGCGACCATGCCGATGGCCACGGGGGCGCAGACCGCCGCGGTCTCGGTCGCGGTGCTCTCGGTGAGGATCATCACGAAGGTGGCGAGGGTGCCGACGGTCGCGAGGAAGGTCGCGGCGACGAACGGGGCGTCTCCGCTGGGGGTGAGCGCCACGAGGGCCACCGAGGCGACGAGGACGGTGACGCAGCCCAGCAGGAACTGGAGGCGGCCGGGGCCCGCGCCCGCGTCGGGGCCGACGATGCCGGAGCCCGCGATGAGCAGCAGCGGCAGGGCGCCGAGGCCCAGGGCGACGGCGGTCGCCCGGTCTCCGTAGACCCGGGCGCGGACGCCCGCGAAGGCGGTGAGGAGCAGGCCGGCGGCGCCGGCGATGATCCCGGGGAGGCTGTGCATGTCGTGGCGGACCGGGTCCGCGAACCAGAGCACGAAGCCCATGAGCACGAGGAGCAGGACGCCGCCGACGAGTCCGGCGCCGCGCAGCAGCTCGTCGCCCCACAGGTGGCGGTCGCGGGTGACGGCGGAGGCGACGGCGTCGGAGACGTCGTCGTAGACGGCGGGCGGCAGGGACTGCGCGAAGGGGCGCAGGGAGAGCACCTCGCCGTCGAGGACCTGCTGGCCGGCGAGCGTGCGGGCGCCGTCGAGGACGGAACCGTCGCGGCGGACCAGGTGATAGCCGGTCGGGGTGCCCGCCGTTTGCGTCTGCCCGGTGAGCCGCAGGATCTCCGGATAGACGTCGGCGACGGCGATGTCCTCCGGGAGCGCGACGTCGATGCGGCTGTCCGGCGCCACGACGGTGACGCGGCAGAAGCCGGTCGCTGCGGTCGTACTCACGTGTGTGGACCCCCTGATTCGCGGTTGCGCACGATGCGCGCGCCACCCTACCGGGGACGGCCGGTGGGGGCTGCAAGTAGGATCGCCGTCCCATGGGGGAAGTCCGCGCGCCCGGCCGCCGTCGGGGGTGTCGGCGCGGAAGCTCCCGCCACGAGCCCGCCTCCTACGAGGGATTGATGCGCCGGTGAGCCAGATCGTCGTCAAACGCCCGCCGAGGGCGCTTCCGCCGGAAGTGCCCGGTGAGGAACTGGTCCTGGAGTCTCCGCCGGAACTTCCGCGGGGGCAGCAGGAGTCGGCGCTGATGCAGCTCCTGCCGATGCTCGGCATGGGTTCCTCGGTGGTTTTCTTCTTCATGACGCCGTCGCCGATCATGCGGATCATGGGTGTGCTGATGCTCGCGTCGACGGTCGCGATGGCCGTCGCCCAGTTCGTCAGATTCCGTCGCGGTACGCAGGGGCAAATGGCCGATGTCCGCCGCGACTACCTCAAATACCTCGCCCAGACACGGCGTACGGTCCGGCGCACGGCGCGCAAGCAGCGGGACGCGCAGCTGTATCTGCACCCCTCCCCCGAGCAGTTGTGGTCGGTCGTGGCCGAGGGCTCGCGGGTGTGGGAGCGCAGGGTCGGCGACCACGACTTCGGGCAGGCGCGGATCGGGCTCGGGGCGCAGCAGTTGGCGACGGCGCTCGTGGCGCCGGACACGGCTCCGGTGGACGAGCTGGAGCCGCTGTGCGCGGGTGCGATGCAGCAGTTCCTCGCGGTGCACGGCACGTTGGACGGGCTGCCGATGGCGGTCTCGATGCGGGCCTTCTACCACGTGACGGTGTCGGGCGAGCCCGAGTCGGCGCAGGCGGCGGCGCGCGCCCTCGTGGCGCAGCTGGTGACGCTCCACTCCCCCGACGACCTGATGCTCGCGGTCGTCGCGGCGCGGGCCTCGCAGGAGCGGTGGGACTGGACGAAGTGGCTGCCGCACACGCAGGTGCCCGGGCAGGTCGACGGGGCCGGTACGAAGCGGCTGTTCGGTGACGACCTCGGCGAGCTGGAGAACCTGATCCGCTCGAAGCTCGACGGTCGGACGCGGTTCTCCCGGGAGAGCCAGCCGGTCCTCGACCAGCCGCACGTGGTCGTGGTCCTCGACGGCGGCATGGTCCCGCCGGACTCGCTGCTCGCGGCGGCCGAGGGTCTCCAGGGCGTGACGATCGTGGAGGTCGTCTCGGGCGAGCTCGACGAGCCGCGCGGTGGTCTGTCGGTGGTGGTACGGCCGGGGCGGCTGAGCCTGGAGTTCGGCGGCGGCTTCGCGTACGAGGGGCTGCCGGACGGCATCTCGCTGCCGGCCGCCGAGGCGCTGGCCCGGCAGCTGGCGCCGCTGCGGATGGGCGGCGGGGACGACGACGAGCCGCTGCTCGCCAACCTGGACTTCACGGATCTGCTGAACCTCGGGGACGCCGAGTCGGTGGACGTGGCGCGGACGTGGCGGCCGCGGACGGTGGCCGAGCGGCTGCGCGTGCCGATCGGTGTCGGCGAGGACGGCCAGCCGGTCATGCTGGACCTGAAGGAGGCCGCGCAGGAGGGCATGGGCCCGCACGGTCTGTGCGTGGGTGCGACGGGTTCCGGCAAGTCGGAGCTGCTGCGGACGCTGGTGCTGGGTCTCGCGGTGACGCACTCCTCGGAGACGCTGAACTTCGTCCTCGCGGACTTCAAGGGCGGTGCCACCTTCGCGGGCATGTCGCAGATGCCGCACGTGGCGGCGGTCATCACGAACCTGTCGGACGACCTGACGCTGGTCGACCGCATGGGCGACGCGATCCGCGGCGAGCTGCAGCGGCGGCAGGAGCTGCTGCGCTCGGCCGGCAACTACGCCAACATCCACGACTACGAGAAGGCGCGGGCCGCGGGTGCTCCGCTGGAGCCGCTCGCCTCCCTCGTCCTGGTGATCGACGAGTTCTCCGAACTCCTCACGGCCAAGCCCGACTTCATCGACATGTTCATCCAGATCGGCCGCATCGGCCGTTCGCTGGGTGTGCATCTGCTCCTCGCCTCGCAGCGCCTGGAGGAGGGCAAGCTGCGCGGCCTCGACACGTATCTCTCGTACCGGATCGGTCTGCGGACCTTCTCGGCCGCGGAGTCACGGACGGCGATCGGTGTGCCGGACGCCTACCACCTGCCCTCGGTGCCCGGTTCGGGCTATCTGAAGTTCGGTACGGACGAGATGACCCGCTTCAAGGCGGCGTACGTCTCGGGGACGCACCGGTCGGGCGGGCCGCGCCTGGAGATCGGGCACCTGCCGGTGGAGCGGCGCCCCGCGCTGTTCACGGCGGCTCCGGTGCCCGTGGTGTACGCGGCGCCCGACCCCGCGTATCTCGCCGAGCGGCGCTCCGAGGAGGACGACGCGCTCGCGGACACGGTCCTCGACGTGATCGTGCGCCGTCTGGAGGGCCAGGGCGTGCCCGCGCACCAGGTGTGGCTGCCGCCGCTCGACCAGGCGCCCTCGCTGGACCAGCTGCTGCCGGGACTCGCGCAGACGGCGGACCGGGGGCTCACGGCGACGGAGTACACCCGGCAGGGCGGGCTCACGGTGCCGCTCGGGCTCATCGACAAGCCGTTCGAGCAGCGGCGTGAGGTGCTGTACCGGGACTTCTCCGGCGCGGCCGGTCACATGATGGTGGTCGGCGGTCCGCAGTCCGGCAAGTCGACGCTGATGCGGACGCTCGTCTCGTCGTTCGCGCTGACCCACACGCCGGCCGAAGTGCAGTTCTACTGCCTGGACTTCGGTGGTGGCGGCCTGGTGTCGCTGGCCGATCTGCCGCATGTCGGCGGGGTGGCCTCACGACTGGACCCGGAGCGGGTGCGGCGGACGGTCGCGGAGGTGCTGGGGGTGCTCAACCGGCGGGAGGAGTTCTTCCGTTCGCACTCCATCGACTCGATCGCGACCTACCGGCGCAAGCGTGCCGCGGGCGAACTCCCGGGTGAGGCCTGGGGCGACGTCTTCCTGGTCGTGGACGGCTGGGGCAGCTTCCGCAACGACTACGACACGCTGGAGCCCTTCGTCTCCGACATCGCGGCGCGCGGTCTGGGCTACGGCATCCACGTGGTGATCACCGCCGCCCGGTACATGGAGGTACGGGCGGCGCTCAAGGACCAGATGCTGGGCCGGCTCGAACTGCGGCTCGGCGACGTCATGGACTCCGAGTTCGACCGCAAGGTCGCGGCGAACGTGCCGCCCGGGGTGCCCGGGCGCGGCCAGGTGGCGGAGAAGCTGCACTTCATGGGCGCGCTGCCGCGGATCGACGGATCGAGCTCGGCGGCCGACCTGGCGGAGGGCACGTCGGCCTTCGTCCAGGCCGTGCGGGCGAGCTGGACCGGGGCTCCGGCCCCGGCCGTACGGCTCCTGCCGCGCAGGCTGCCGGCGGAGCAGCTGCCGAAGGGCTTCGAGTACCCGCAGCACGGCATCGCGATCGGTATCGACGAGACGAACCTGGAGCCGGTGTTCGTCGACTTCGAGTCGGATCCGTTCTTCCTGATCTTCGGTGAGAGCGAGTCCGGCAAGACGGGGCTGCTGCGGCTGATCGCCAAGCAGCTGTGCGAGCGGTACACGCCGGAGCAGGCGCGGATCGTGGTGGGCGACTACCGGCGGACGATGCTGGAGGCGGTCGCGCCCTCGCATCTCCTGGAGTACGCGCCGATGGCCTCGGCCATGCAGATGCACATGGACGCCATCAACACGGTGATGACGAAGCGGGCGCCCAAGCCGGACATCACGCCGCAGCAGCTGCGTGACCGGAGCTGGTGGACGGGTCCGCAGCTGTTCGTGCTGATCGACGACTTCGAGCTGGTGGCCACCAACTCGGGCAATCCGCTGGCGGTTCTCGTCGAGAACCTGCCGTTCGCGCGGGACGTCGGCATCCGGTTCATCGTGGCGCGCAGCCAGGCGGGCGCCTCGCGGGCGATGTACGAGCCGTTCATGCAGCGCGTCCGGGAGCTGGGCGCACAGGGCGTGATCCTCTCCGGCGATCCGCAGGAGGGCGACATCCTCAGCAACGTCCGGGCGCGGCCGATGCCGCCGGGCCGGGGCACGTTCGTCTCGCGCAAGCGGGGGACGCCGCTGGTGCAGCTGGGCTGGCTGCCGGAGCAGCACTGAGTGATTTCCCGCCGCTCGGGTACGGCGGTCCCACTACTGTGGAAGGGACCGTCGTACCACCGCGAAGGGAAAGCGCCGATGACCGACGCACACGCCACCACGACCGACGAGTCCCTCGCCGCCGAGAAGCAGCGGCAGAAGGACGAGTTGTACGCGCTCGACATCTCGGGTGTCGAGTGGGAGGGCGCTCCGGGGACCAGCCCCGACGAGGAGCGGGTGGAGATCGCGCGGCTGCCCGAGGGGGCGGTGGCGATGCGTTCGTCGCTCGACAAGGAGACGGTGCTGCGCTACACGAAGGCCGAGTGGGACGCGTTCGTCCTCGGCGCGCGGGACGGCGAGTTCGACCTGCGGTAGCGGGCGGTACGCGTGAGGGGGTGGCCCGTCGGAACGGGCCACCCCCTCACGTGCGTACGCCGGATGTCACATGCGGAACCGGGCGGCGTTGCCCTTGTCGGTGTCCTGGTAGCCGGCGACCGACTCGTCGAGGAGCTGGGCGATGCGCGCCAGGTCCTGGTTCATGCCGGCCATGTCGCGGGTCAGGCGGTCCTGCGTCTCGCGGTACGCGATCTTCGCCTCACCCTCCCAGTTGTTGGCGACGCGGTTGACCTCGGCCATGAGGTCGTCCAGCTTCTGGGTGAGGGTCGTGGAGGTCAGGCGGGTGTCGGCCGCCGCCTGCGTCACGGTGTCGTAATTGACCGCAGTGGTCATGGTGTTGACTCCTGGAGTGAGAGTGGCGCGGAGGACTGGTCGAGCGGGATGGCTCAGACGCCGAGGATGGCGCTCTGGTTGCCGCCGCCGCCGGCGCCACCGCTTGCGTCCATCGTGCGGAAGGACCGCAGACGGTCCTCCTCCTCACGCGAGAACCCGTCGGCGCTCATGCGCATCATCTCTTCGAGCTTGGAGAGCTCCTGGCGCATGCTGCGCAGCCGCTGGTTCAGGTCGTTCTGAACCCGGTCGTACTCCTTGCTCGCAGCGCCCTGCCAGCCCGCCTGGACGCGGTCGACCACGCCGTTGAGGTTGGTGATGCGGGACTGGAGCTCGTCGGAGAAGTCCTGGATCCGGCCTGCGAGCCGAACCTGTTCGGCACTGGTTACGTTCAGGTCTTTCGACATCTTGCCCCTTCTTCCTTCGGTGGCGTCGACGGCCGGGCCGTCGGGCCTTCCGCTCGTGATGCGGACGGGAATCTTCTGATGCCGCCCCCGTGCTGGGTTCGCACTGCCGTGCCCCCGACGGTCACTTTAGCCATTGACGGCGGCAGTTCCAACTGCAAAGCGGGGACCGGATACTTGGTCGTGACGCTGTTCACCGAGCCCCTCTCCTGCGGCGGCTGTCGCGGATCACGACGGCCGTTCCGGCGACCACGGCCACCAGCACACCGCCGATCCCCAACGCATAGGTGGCGAGCCGTTCGGAGCGCTCCTGGGGAGTCTCCGACAGCGCCAGACGGGCCGGTTCGGGCGCCGGCGGTTTGGGCGGCACCGGGTCGGCCGTGGGCGTGGAGGGCGGCGTGCCCGGCGGTACGTCGGCGAGCGCCTTGACCGGGTCGACCACCCCCCAACCGACGTAGCTGTCACGACCGTTGATGGAACGGGTGGCGGTCTGCTCGATACGGGTGACGATCTGGGCGGCGGACCATTCGGGGTACCTGGCCCGCAGCAGGGCGGCGACGCCGGCGACGTACGGGGCGGAGAAGCTCGTACCGTTGTCGACGCACTGGCCGCCGCCGGGGACGGTGGAGACCATGTCGACGCCGGGAGCCGCCACGCCCACGAAGGTGCCGGGCTGGGAGAAGGCGGCCCGTTCGTTGTTCCGGTCGGAGGAGGCGACGGCGAGCACCCCGGGGAAGGCCGCCGGGTAGGTGTTCTTGAGCTTGCCGTCCATGCCGTCGTTGCCGGCGGAGGCGACGACCACGATCTTCTTCTCGATCGCCTTGGCGATCGAGACGGCCATGGGCGAGTCCGCCTTGAGGGTCTTGGTGGTGTCCTGCGAGATGTTGATGACGTGCGCGCCCTTGGCGACGGCCCAGTCGATCGCCTTGGCCATCGTGTCGGAGTCGCCGCTGTTCTTCTCGTCGTTCTGGCGGATCGGGATGATCGTCGCCTCGGGTGCGAGGCCGACGAAGCCGGTGCCCTTGCCGGGGCGGGCCGCGATGATGCCGGCGACCTTGGTGCCGTGGCCGACCTCGTCGACGGTGCCGTCGGTCTTGCCGCGCTTCTCGTCGCCGAAGCCGGGGTTGTTCTTGTCGGGCTTGAGGAAGTCCTTGCCCGCCTTGGCGTCGACGGCCTCGCGGAGCTGCGGGTTGACGTCGTCGACCCCGGTGTCGATGACGGCGACCCTGACGCCCTTGCCCTTGGTGTGCTGCCAGAGCTCGTCGAGGAGGACGCGCTGGAGCGGCCAGGGGGTGCCCTCGATCTGCTTCTTCATGGGGAAGGTGCACTCGCCGCTGCCGTCGAGCGCCCAGGCGTCGGGGCGCGGGGAGTTCGGCCCCGGGGCCGCAGACGCCGCAGCGGGTGCCGCGAGCAGGCCCGTCAGGGTGGCGGCGGTCAGCAGGGCGGCCGCCGTGCGGTACGTCGTCGTCACCGGTGCCACCCCCTAGGAACCCTGCGGCTGACGCGCGCTGTTGGTGTCGAGTCGCGGGCCCTTGGAGAGGAACTCCGACCATTCGATCGGGACGGGCACCGGCACGACCTTGTCGTAGCCGAGACGCTTCTGGGCCTCGGAGGGTTCCGGGCGTCCGTCGGTCTGCTTCTCCTGGTCCCCGGTGCCGATCTCGGAGCGGGCGGCGTCGCTGTCGCCGTTGGCCTGGACGGCATAGCGCAGTCCGGTGTCGGTGACGAGGAAGAGGGAGCCGTCGGGCGTCTTCTGCTGCCCCTGGCCCTGGATCTGGGTGTAGAGCAGTCCGCTGCCCGG includes:
- a CDS encoding WXG100 family type VII secretion target, with translation MSKDLNVTSAEQVRLAGRIQDFSDELQSRITNLNGVVDRVQAGWQGAASKEYDRVQNDLNQRLRSMRQELSKLEEMMRMSADGFSREEEDRLRSFRTMDASGGAGGGGNQSAILGV
- a CDS encoding DUF397 domain-containing protein gives rise to the protein MTDAHATTTDESLAAEKQRQKDELYALDISGVEWEGAPGTSPDEERVEIARLPEGAVAMRSSLDKETVLRYTKAEWDAFVLGARDGEFDLR
- a CDS encoding WXG100 family type VII secretion target produces the protein MTTAVNYDTVTQAAADTRLTSTTLTQKLDDLMAEVNRVANNWEGEAKIAYRETQDRLTRDMAGMNQDLARIAQLLDESVAGYQDTDKGNAARFRM
- the eccCa gene encoding type VII secretion protein EccCa, with the translated sequence MSQIVVKRPPRALPPEVPGEELVLESPPELPRGQQESALMQLLPMLGMGSSVVFFFMTPSPIMRIMGVLMLASTVAMAVAQFVRFRRGTQGQMADVRRDYLKYLAQTRRTVRRTARKQRDAQLYLHPSPEQLWSVVAEGSRVWERRVGDHDFGQARIGLGAQQLATALVAPDTAPVDELEPLCAGAMQQFLAVHGTLDGLPMAVSMRAFYHVTVSGEPESAQAAARALVAQLVTLHSPDDLMLAVVAARASQERWDWTKWLPHTQVPGQVDGAGTKRLFGDDLGELENLIRSKLDGRTRFSRESQPVLDQPHVVVVLDGGMVPPDSLLAAAEGLQGVTIVEVVSGELDEPRGGLSVVVRPGRLSLEFGGGFAYEGLPDGISLPAAEALARQLAPLRMGGGDDDEPLLANLDFTDLLNLGDAESVDVARTWRPRTVAERLRVPIGVGEDGQPVMLDLKEAAQEGMGPHGLCVGATGSGKSELLRTLVLGLAVTHSSETLNFVLADFKGGATFAGMSQMPHVAAVITNLSDDLTLVDRMGDAIRGELQRRQELLRSAGNYANIHDYEKARAAGAPLEPLASLVLVIDEFSELLTAKPDFIDMFIQIGRIGRSLGVHLLLASQRLEEGKLRGLDTYLSYRIGLRTFSAAESRTAIGVPDAYHLPSVPGSGYLKFGTDEMTRFKAAYVSGTHRSGGPRLEIGHLPVERRPALFTAAPVPVVYAAPDPAYLAERRSEEDDALADTVLDVIVRRLEGQGVPAHQVWLPPLDQAPSLDQLLPGLAQTADRGLTATEYTRQGGLTVPLGLIDKPFEQRREVLYRDFSGAAGHMMVVGGPQSGKSTLMRTLVSSFALTHTPAEVQFYCLDFGGGGLVSLADLPHVGGVASRLDPERVRRTVAEVLGVLNRREEFFRSHSIDSIATYRRKRAAGELPGEAWGDVFLVVDGWGSFRNDYDTLEPFVSDIAARGLGYGIHVVITAARYMEVRAALKDQMLGRLELRLGDVMDSEFDRKVAANVPPGVPGRGQVAEKLHFMGALPRIDGSSSAADLAEGTSAFVQAVRASWTGAPAPAVRLLPRRLPAEQLPKGFEYPQHGIAIGIDETNLEPVFVDFESDPFFLIFGESESGKTGLLRLIAKQLCERYTPEQARIVVGDYRRTMLEAVAPSHLLEYAPMASAMQMHMDAINTVMTKRAPKPDITPQQLRDRSWWTGPQLFVLIDDFELVATNSGNPLAVLVENLPFARDVGIRFIVARSQAGASRAMYEPFMQRVRELGAQGVILSGDPQEGDILSNVRARPMPPGRGTFVSRKRGTPLVQLGWLPEQH
- the rpsO gene encoding 30S ribosomal protein S15, with amino-acid sequence MALDAAVKKQIMSEFGQKEGDTGSPEVQVAMLSRRISDLTEHLKQHKHDHHSRRGLLILVGQRRRLLQYLAKKDIQRFRALVDRLGIRRGAAGGAK
- the mycP gene encoding type VII secretion-associated serine protease mycosin, coding for MTTTYRTAAALLTAATLTGLLAAPAAASAAPGPNSPRPDAWALDGSGECTFPMKKQIEGTPWPLQRVLLDELWQHTKGKGVRVAVIDTGVDDVNPQLREAVDAKAGKDFLKPDKNNPGFGDEKRGKTDGTVDEVGHGTKVAGIIAARPGKGTGFVGLAPEATIIPIRQNDEKNSGDSDTMAKAIDWAVAKGAHVINISQDTTKTLKADSPMAVSIAKAIEKKIVVVASAGNDGMDGKLKNTYPAAFPGVLAVASSDRNNERAAFSQPGTFVGVAAPGVDMVSTVPGGGQCVDNGTSFSAPYVAGVAALLRARYPEWSAAQIVTRIEQTATRSINGRDSYVGWGVVDPVKALADVPPGTPPSTPTADPVPPKPPAPEPARLALSETPQERSERLATYALGIGGVLVAVVAGTAVVIRDSRRRRGAR
- the eccD gene encoding type VII secretion integral membrane protein EccD — translated: MSTTAATGFCRVTVVAPDSRIDVALPEDIAVADVYPEILRLTGQTQTAGTPTGYHLVRRDGSVLDGARTLAGQQVLDGEVLSLRPFAQSLPPAVYDDVSDAVASAVTRDRHLWGDELLRGAGLVGGVLLLVLMGFVLWFADPVRHDMHSLPGIIAGAAGLLLTAFAGVRARVYGDRATAVALGLGALPLLLIAGSGIVGPDAGAGPGRLQFLLGCVTVLVASVALVALTPSGDAPFVAATFLATVGTLATFVMILTESTATETAAVCAPVAIGMVAFLPGLSARFARLPIGYAAPRSAADDEFLGEQHQTGDDDRAVDGERIALQARRGHEMLLGLVGGCAAVVVGSAAVLGFAGNLWGQLLALASGLAMLLRARLFRYTSQVACVLVAGIAAIALLILGLSLNPPVDLVKDLLMYGDRGGLDIRTIWLTASVAAGAALITAIGLIIPKKGLSPFWGRLLDLAEGFVLLSLVPLCLAVLDIFMSVRSLTSK